CCCAGTTCAACGGTCTTGGCAAACAGTTTTTTGCGGAATTCACTTTGTGATTTTAGACCCTGATTGATGCGGTTGCGCATGGTCTCATACAACCGGGGGACAGCCGTCATGATGGTCGGGCGAACCTCAGCCATATCGTTGATGAGGGCGTCTACGCGGTCGGCATAATAAATCTGTGCGCCCAAACAGATGGGAAAGTAAATCCCACCCACATGCTCGTAGGCGTGGGAGAGGGGGAGGAACGATAGAAAAACTTCTTGCCCTAATCCGAGGTCTTCCAGAATCAGGGTTGCGCCGTCGCAGTTACAAAGAATCCCGCCGTGGGTCAGCATCACGCCTTTGGGAAGGCCGCCAGTGCCAGAGGTGTAAATAATGCTGCACATGTCGTCGCGTTTAGCCTTAGCCACATGCGCGGGAACGCCTTTACCTCGTCCTGCGTCCAGAATGTCGGCCCAGGCTTTGGTTTCAATCTCTGAATGAATCACAGACTCCGCATCGTCGATAACGATAACGCGCAGTTTGTGATCCGCTTCTGCCGCTGCAGCAATGAGAGGTGCGGCCAGTGTTGGCGTCGATACAATCGCCACCCGCGCCCCTGAATCATTAATAATGTGGAGGTGATTGACCGATGTGTTGGTGGTGTAAGTGGGGACCGAAATAGCGCCTATGGATTTAATGGCAACATCGGCGATCAGCCATTCCGGCCGGTTTTCCCCAACGATAATAACGCGCTCACCAAGCTTGACACCCATACTCTCTATAAGGCCATTGGCCAGGGCGATAACGTCATCTGCGGTTTCGCGCCAGGTCATCGGCGTGTAAACGCCATCGCGTTTTCCCCAAACAAAGGGGTCGCCGCCAAACCGTTTGGCTTGGTCAAAAAACAGTTCAGGAAGATTGCGCACCTCGCGCGCATCGATCGCCCGTTCGACCACAGTCATCCCCTTAATAAATCCCGGTCACCCCCAGTGACGGGTGAAGTTTACGACGGTCCTGCTCCATATGCCAACCAGCAGTGCAAATAATTGCGACTGTTGGAGAATCGCTCACTTGCGCCTATATGTCTCAACATATCAACGGCACAACAGATTGCCGCTTAAGGAGCACTCATGAACGACAGCACACTTGCCCCAAGGCCAAAAAAGGACTTCGGGGAACTCCCCACATGGAACCTCACAGATCTGTATTCAAGTCCGGACGGCGCAGACCTTAAGGCCGCCTTTAAGGAGGCCGAGCGCCAGATTGACGATTTTGTGGCGGCCTACACGGATAAAGTGTCCGGGTTGGACAGTGCGGCCTTTGGCGCGGCCATCGCAGCTTATGAAGCGATCAGCGAACTGCTGGGCCGTATCGGCTCTTTCGCGCAACTCTATCACAGTCAAAATGTCGAAGACTCCGAGCGCGGTCGCTTCTACCAGAATACCGTTGATCGTATGACCACCCTGTCCAGTAAGACACTCTTTTTCACCCTGGCCATCAACCGCCTTGAAGAAGACGTTCTTGACGCCAAGCTCACTGACCCCTCCGCGGCAAAGTATAAGCCATGGTTGCGTGACCTGCGTGTTTATAAAGATCATGAGTTGAGTGACGACTTAGAGCGCCTGTTACATGAAAAGTATGTCAGTGGTCGGGGGGCCTGGACGCGATTATTCGATCAAACCGAGGCGGCGATCCGCTGCGACGTCAATGGCGAAACCGTCACGCTGACAGAGGCATTAAATACTCTATCTGATTCGAAACCCGAGCGCCGGCGTGCTGCGGCAAAAGGGGTCGGGAAAGCCTTGGGTGAGAAAGCGTCGCAGTTTGCCTACATCACGAATGTGCTGGCGAAGGACAAATCCATTGAAGACGGCTGGCGTAAGTATGCCAAGCCGGTCTCTTCCCGTAACTTGGCAAACCTCGTTGAAGACGAAGTGGTCGAGGCATTGGTCTCGGCCTCTAAGGACTCTTATCAAACCACATCTCATCGCTACTACAGCATGAAAGCCAAATGGTTCGGCAAGGATAAGCTGGACTATTGGGATCGCAATGCACCGCTGCCCAGCGCCGAAAGCCGGATCATCAAATGGGATGAGGCCAAAACCACTGTGCTAGAGGCTTACAGTCGGTTTTCTCCGCGCCTGGCGGAACCCGCCGCGCCGTTTTTTGAGAACGGCTGGATTGATGCCCCCGCATCCCCTGGCAAAGCGTCAGGAGCGTTTGCGCATCCCACGGTCCCGTCCGTGCATCCTTATCTCCTTGTGAATTATCTTGGCAGTTCGCGGGATGTGATGACCCTGGCGCATGAGCTGGGTCACGGGGTTCACCAAGTGCTGGCCGGCGCGCAGGGCACGTTGTTGTGCGATACCCCACTCACGCTGGCTGAGACGGCGTCGGTGTTCGGCGAGATGCTGACCTTCCGCTCGCTGTTGGACAAAGAAGATCGGCCCGAGCAACGCCGCGCATTGCTGGCTGGCAAAGTGGAAGACATGCTGAACACCGTTGTGCGGCAAATTGCGTTCCACCAGTTTGAAACCCAAATTCACGATGAACGCCGCGACGGTGAAATTTCACTTGATCGGATGTGTGAGATTTGGCTGAAGGTGCAGTCAGACAGCTTGGGACCGGCGTTCATTTTTGACGAAGAGTACAAATACTATTGGACCTACATCAGTCACTTTATCCATGTGCCATTTTACGTCTACGCCTATGCCTTTGGCGATTGCCTGGTCAATTCGCTGTACAAAGTTTACACTGAAAAATCAGTGCCTGATTTCGAAGATAAATACATCGAGATGCTCAAGGCTGGCGGCACCAAGCGTCACAAAGAACTCTTAGCGCCCTTTGGCTTGGATGCCAGCGACCCTGTGTTTTGGGCGCGCGGCATGGAAACACTCACCGGACTCATTGACGAACTTGAAGAGGTCGCCTGACGCCACATGGCAAAAGAGAAAACGACCAAAAGCCACAAGAGTTCAAGCGAAGACAACAGTCTCACTGGGCGCGTCAAGCGTTACGCAAAAGTCAGTGGCGCGGTTGGTGGGTTTGCAGCACGTCTGGCCGGACAGCGCTATCTGGGACTAAAATCGGATCCCGGAAAAGGGGCAGGAGATTTGCGCGCGGCCTTGGGCGGACTCAAAGGTCCGTTGATGAAGGTCGCACAAATTTTATCGACCATTCCAGATGCTCTGCCCAAGGAATATGCACGAGAACTGGCGCAGTTGCAGGCCAATGCGCCACACATGGGCTGGCCTTTTGTGAAGCGCCGCATGACAGCGGAACTGGGTGCGGACTGGCATGGCCAATTCAAGAGTTTTAGCAAAGAGGCCATCGCGGCGGCCTCATTGGGCCAGGTCCATCAGGCAGAGTCCCTTGAGGGAGATAAGCTGGCCTGCAAACTTCAGTACCCGGATATGTCGTCGGTTGTAGAGGCGGACCTCAAACAATTGAGTCTGATCTTTAAACTGTACCGCCAGTATGACCCCGCCATTGATCCGTCTGAGATTCATGCCGAGTTATCCGCGCGTCTGCGCGAAGAACTCGATTACGAAAATGAAGCCCGCAATTTAGAACTCTATCAAATCATGTTGAAGGGGGTGGACGGCGTACGCGTGCCCGATGTCTATAACGACCTCTCGACTGGCCGGTTGCTGACCATGAGCTGGGAGCAGGGCACAAGCATCGCCGATCTCGAAGATCTGAGTCTGGAAGACCGTAATCAGATTGCCATGAATATGTTCCGGGCCTGGTATGTGCCGCTTTATAATTATGGGGTCATTCACGGCGACCCGCATCTTGGCAACTACTCTATCCGCGACGACCTTACCGTCAACCTGATGGACTTCGGGTGCATCCGCGTCTTTCGTCCTGAATTTATCAGTGGCGTAATCGACTTGTACCGCGCGGTGGAATCTGGCGATCGCGATCTTGCTGTCCATGCCTACGAGACGTGGGGGTTCGTCGGATTGGATGATGAAGTGATCGACGCTCTCAGCCGGTGGGCCTCGTTTATCTATGCGCCGCTGCTAGAAGACCGACCGCGCCTGATCGAAGAGACCAACGCCACCGACTTTGGCCGGGAAGTCGCCATGGAAGTCCATGCGGAATTGAAGCGGCTGGGGGGCGTTAAACCCCCGAGAGAGTTTGTGCTGATGGATCGCGCCGCTATTGGCCTTGGATCGGTCTTTTTGCGCTTAGGCGCAGAGGTCAACTGGCATCGGTTGTTTCATGACACAATCGCTGAGTTCGACGCCAAAGTTCTGGCGAAGCGCCAGAAAAAGGTCCTCAAACAAACCGGCCTTGTTCACTGGCTGGAACCCGGCGCTTAATTCCCCTTGCGGCCCTGTCCCAGTCAGCTAGGCTCCAGGCTCATTAATTGGGGAATGCGCTATGACCAAGATACCAACCTTCAGCCGTCGCGATACCTTCTTGTTTGCCGCCAGCGCTGCCGCTGCGGCCACACCGGCCATGCCCAGCCTGGCCTCCTCCGTACCGGCTGAGTTGAATTGGGAAGACCCCGCCGAGCGGGTGCGCATTCAATCCGCCATGAAGGGGTCGTCGGGCGAGGAAACAATCTATTCCTTCTTCCGTTTGCACCTGTATGGCTACACCCATTCGGGCAATCTCATTCCCTTTGC
The sequence above is drawn from the Rhodospirillaceae bacterium genome and encodes:
- a CDS encoding AMP-dependent synthetase/ligase translates to MTVVERAIDAREVRNLPELFFDQAKRFGGDPFVWGKRDGVYTPMTWRETADDVIALANGLIESMGVKLGERVIIVGENRPEWLIADVAIKSIGAISVPTYTTNTSVNHLHIINDSGARVAIVSTPTLAAPLIAAAAEADHKLRVIVIDDAESVIHSEIETKAWADILDAGRGKGVPAHVAKAKRDDMCSIIYTSGTGGLPKGVMLTHGGILCNCDGATLILEDLGLGQEVFLSFLPLSHAYEHVGGIYFPICLGAQIYYADRVDALINDMAEVRPTIMTAVPRLYETMRNRINQGLKSQSEFRKKLFAKTVELGSKRYENPESLTLWDKLLDRVCERLVRQKVRQRFGGRLKALVSGGAPLNYEVGLFFTALGIRILQGFGQTESSPVATANPPNKIKLHAVGPPLRGVEMKIADDGEVLIKGELVMLGYWNDPDATIAALSEDGWLHTGDIGHFDEDGYLVITDRKKDIIVNSGGDNISPQRVEGILALEEEIEQVMVFGDKRPYLTAVIVPDPDWCKKWSNANDKPEDLETLCGDADFKTAVGEAVTRSNSDMPVIEKVRKFIIAPHPFTVENGQMTPTLKVRRHAILREFREDLEALY
- a CDS encoding M3 family oligoendopeptidase codes for the protein MNDSTLAPRPKKDFGELPTWNLTDLYSSPDGADLKAAFKEAERQIDDFVAAYTDKVSGLDSAAFGAAIAAYEAISELLGRIGSFAQLYHSQNVEDSERGRFYQNTVDRMTTLSSKTLFFTLAINRLEEDVLDAKLTDPSAAKYKPWLRDLRVYKDHELSDDLERLLHEKYVSGRGAWTRLFDQTEAAIRCDVNGETVTLTEALNTLSDSKPERRRAAAKGVGKALGEKASQFAYITNVLAKDKSIEDGWRKYAKPVSSRNLANLVEDEVVEALVSASKDSYQTTSHRYYSMKAKWFGKDKLDYWDRNAPLPSAESRIIKWDEAKTTVLEAYSRFSPRLAEPAAPFFENGWIDAPASPGKASGAFAHPTVPSVHPYLLVNYLGSSRDVMTLAHELGHGVHQVLAGAQGTLLCDTPLTLAETASVFGEMLTFRSLLDKEDRPEQRRALLAGKVEDMLNTVVRQIAFHQFETQIHDERRDGEISLDRMCEIWLKVQSDSLGPAFIFDEEYKYYWTYISHFIHVPFYVYAYAFGDCLVNSLYKVYTEKSVPDFEDKYIEMLKAGGTKRHKELLAPFGLDASDPVFWARGMETLTGLIDELEEVA
- a CDS encoding AarF/UbiB family protein, translating into MAKEKTTKSHKSSSEDNSLTGRVKRYAKVSGAVGGFAARLAGQRYLGLKSDPGKGAGDLRAALGGLKGPLMKVAQILSTIPDALPKEYARELAQLQANAPHMGWPFVKRRMTAELGADWHGQFKSFSKEAIAAASLGQVHQAESLEGDKLACKLQYPDMSSVVEADLKQLSLIFKLYRQYDPAIDPSEIHAELSARLREELDYENEARNLELYQIMLKGVDGVRVPDVYNDLSTGRLLTMSWEQGTSIADLEDLSLEDRNQIAMNMFRAWYVPLYNYGVIHGDPHLGNYSIRDDLTVNLMDFGCIRVFRPEFISGVIDLYRAVESGDRDLAVHAYETWGFVGLDDEVIDALSRWASFIYAPLLEDRPRLIEETNATDFGREVAMEVHAELKRLGGVKPPREFVLMDRAAIGLGSVFLRLGAEVNWHRLFHDTIAEFDAKVLAKRQKKVLKQTGLVHWLEPGA